From Priestia filamentosa, a single genomic window includes:
- the kduI gene encoding 5-dehydro-4-deoxy-D-glucuronate isomerase, protein METRYAHHPEDVKHQTTEELRKNFLVETLFEKDRVHLTYTHNDRMIFGGVTPGTEELTIQLDKELGVNYFLERRELGIINIGDEGTVILDGVEYEMKGRDGLYVGRGTKDVRFRSKDANKPAKFYINSTPAHHTYPTVKIDIKEIDPLHKGEQATLNERNIYQYIHPNVCESCQLQMGLTMLSPGSVWNTMPCHTHERRMEVYLYFDMEPDTRVFHFMGKPDETRHLVMKNEQATISPSWSIHTGTATSNYTFIWGMCGENITYDDMDHVEMEELR, encoded by the coding sequence ATGGAAACTCGTTACGCTCATCATCCCGAAGATGTAAAACATCAAACAACAGAGGAATTAAGAAAGAACTTTTTAGTTGAAACTCTTTTTGAGAAAGATCGTGTTCACTTAACATATACACACAATGATCGAATGATTTTTGGAGGCGTCACTCCTGGAACAGAGGAACTAACAATTCAATTAGATAAGGAACTTGGCGTAAACTACTTTTTAGAACGTCGAGAGCTTGGCATTATTAATATTGGAGATGAAGGTACTGTTATTCTTGACGGAGTGGAATATGAAATGAAAGGCCGCGACGGTTTATATGTTGGACGCGGTACAAAAGATGTTCGATTCCGTTCAAAAGATGCTAACAAACCAGCTAAATTTTATATCAACTCAACACCAGCACACCATACGTATCCAACAGTGAAAATTGATATAAAAGAAATTGATCCGCTTCATAAAGGTGAACAAGCAACATTAAATGAGCGCAATATTTATCAATATATCCATCCAAACGTTTGTGAAAGTTGCCAACTTCAAATGGGATTAACGATGCTTTCACCAGGAAGTGTATGGAATACAATGCCTTGCCATACTCATGAGCGACGTATGGAAGTCTACTTATATTTTGATATGGAACCAGATACTCGTGTATTCCACTTTATGGGCAAACCAGATGAAACAAGACATTTAGTTATGAAAAATGAACAAGCAACCATTTCACCAAGTTGGTCTATTCATACTGGAACAGCTACAAGTAACTACACATTTATTTGGGGCATGTGTGGAGAGAATATTACTTACGACGATATGGATCATGTAGAAATGGAAGAACTGAGATAA
- the kduD gene encoding 2-dehydro-3-deoxy-D-gluconate 5-dehydrogenase KduD, with translation MSNNLNSFSMDFFRLDGKVAIITGGNKGLGQGCAVALAKAGADVFIVTHGKEWDETRALVEEAGGNVHFHQADLSDRSSIKQVVSECLNVYKKIDILINNAGTIRRAPLLEYKEEDWDAVMAINQDAVYFLSQEVAKVMAEQRSGKIINIASMLSFQGGKFVPSYTASKHAVTGLTKSFANELAEHNIQVNAIAPGYVETANTAPIRADEQRNKEILSRIPAGRWATPVDLMGTAVFLASQASDYMNGHILAVDGGWLAR, from the coding sequence ATGTCGAATAATTTGAATTCATTTTCAATGGACTTCTTCCGTCTTGACGGGAAAGTGGCAATCATTACTGGTGGGAACAAAGGTCTAGGTCAAGGATGTGCTGTGGCCCTTGCTAAAGCAGGCGCAGACGTGTTCATTGTAACACATGGAAAAGAGTGGGATGAGACACGAGCTCTTGTAGAGGAAGCTGGAGGAAATGTTCACTTCCATCAAGCAGATTTATCAGATCGCTCCTCTATTAAACAAGTAGTTTCAGAGTGTCTTAACGTATATAAAAAGATTGATATTTTAATTAATAATGCAGGAACAATTCGTCGTGCCCCTCTTCTCGAATATAAAGAAGAAGATTGGGATGCAGTAATGGCGATTAATCAAGATGCAGTTTATTTCTTAAGCCAAGAAGTCGCAAAAGTAATGGCTGAACAAAGGAGCGGTAAAATTATTAATATCGCTTCCATGCTTTCTTTCCAAGGCGGAAAATTTGTTCCTTCCTATACAGCAAGCAAACATGCTGTAACAGGGCTTACAAAATCATTTGCTAATGAGCTTGCTGAACATAACATTCAAGTAAATGCCATTGCGCCGGGATATGTAGAAACAGCGAATACAGCTCCTATTCGTGCAGATGAACAGCGTAACAAAGAAATCTTAAGCCGTATCCCTGCTGGACGCTGGGCAACTCCAGTAGATTTAATGGGCACAGCGGTATTCTTGGCAAGTCAAGCTTCTGACTATATGAACGGACACATTTTAGCTGTTGATGGTGGTTGGTTAGCTCGATAA
- a CDS encoding sugar phosphate isomerase/epimerase family protein encodes MNLGIRGHDIEKNGLEELVEEIEKKGLTSVQLALSKSLNYVNTDLGSLSPGLAHYVGSTFQKHGIQIAVLGCYINMIHPDKVERRKGLERFKEHIRYARDFGCSIVGTETGNVNAEIFYTTENFKEEPFQEVVESVRELVEEAEKFGVIVGIEAGVNHPIYSSKVMKRLLDCVNSNNLQVIFDPVNLLTIDNYKEQNEIFEEAFNLFGDRMVILHAKDFIVEDQMLKPAAVGKGLLNYDLVMKLIKEKKPFINILMEDTQEPFIDESIVFLREKYNQG; translated from the coding sequence ATGAACCTAGGCATAAGAGGTCATGATATTGAAAAGAATGGTTTAGAGGAATTAGTAGAAGAAATTGAAAAAAAGGGGCTTACATCTGTACAGTTAGCTTTAAGTAAATCTTTAAATTATGTAAATACAGATTTAGGAAGTTTAAGCCCTGGTCTTGCTCATTATGTAGGAAGTACCTTTCAGAAACACGGTATTCAAATCGCTGTATTAGGTTGTTATATTAATATGATTCATCCTGATAAAGTGGAAAGACGAAAAGGCTTAGAAAGATTTAAAGAACATATAAGATATGCAAGAGATTTCGGGTGCAGTATTGTAGGGACGGAAACTGGTAATGTAAATGCTGAAATTTTTTATACTACGGAAAACTTCAAAGAAGAACCATTCCAAGAAGTAGTCGAAAGTGTCCGTGAACTTGTAGAAGAAGCTGAAAAATTTGGCGTAATCGTAGGAATTGAAGCAGGAGTGAATCATCCTATTTATTCATCAAAAGTGATGAAAAGGCTTTTAGATTGTGTGAATTCCAATAATCTGCAAGTGATTTTTGATCCAGTAAATTTACTGACGATAGATAATTATAAAGAACAGAATGAGATTTTTGAAGAAGCATTTAACTTATTTGGAGATAGAATGGTTATCCTACATGCCAAAGACTTTATTGTAGAAGATCAAATGTTAAAACCAGCTGCTGTTGGGAAAGGATTATTAAATTATGACCTAGTCATGAAATTAATAAAGGAGAAAAAACCTTTTATAAATATCTTAATGGAAGATACACAAGAACCTTTTATAGATGAAAGCATTGTTTTCTTAAGAGAGAAGTATAATCAAGGTTAA
- a CDS encoding AraC family transcriptional regulator: MQHELLNELLKITEEEEIILQNRREIKKELYTNQSNFIIESEKFLSKDKMIMVRQHTRFVDFPKHKHNYIEINYVYNGELNQKVGNQKISLKQGELLFLNQHIEHEIAACATEDIVINFIIQPQFFDFIFSFLTTENRISNFLINSLYNSTQNGQFLYFKVSEVESIQDLIKKIIMEIRSSAFMSESTVKLYMGLLIVELIKHADKAEHTEDYPVQHYLIVESLKYIDENFQKASLYELSSQLNQPHYALSKEIKKATNYTFKELLQEKRLSKSRELLESTDMPIATIIDQVGYDNVSYFYRIFKNKYNQTPKQFREHLAKE; encoded by the coding sequence ATGCAACATGAGCTTTTAAATGAATTATTAAAGATAACAGAAGAAGAGGAAATAATCTTACAAAACAGAAGAGAAATCAAAAAAGAGCTTTATACAAATCAGTCCAATTTTATTATTGAAAGCGAAAAATTTCTCAGTAAGGATAAGATGATTATGGTTCGCCAACATACACGCTTTGTTGATTTTCCTAAACATAAACACAATTATATTGAAATCAATTATGTTTATAATGGAGAATTAAATCAAAAGGTAGGGAACCAAAAAATAAGTTTAAAACAAGGGGAGCTGTTATTTTTAAATCAGCATATTGAACATGAAATTGCTGCATGTGCAACAGAAGACATTGTTATTAATTTCATTATTCAACCTCAATTTTTCGATTTTATTTTCTCTTTCTTAACAACTGAAAATAGAATTAGTAATTTTCTAATCAACAGTTTATACAATAGCACTCAAAACGGACAATTTCTCTACTTTAAAGTTTCAGAAGTGGAAAGTATTCAAGATTTAATCAAAAAAATTATTATGGAAATTAGGTCTTCTGCCTTTATGTCTGAATCAACTGTTAAATTATATATGGGACTTTTAATTGTTGAACTAATTAAACATGCTGATAAGGCTGAGCATACAGAAGATTATCCTGTCCAGCACTACTTAATCGTTGAGTCTTTAAAATATATCGATGAAAATTTTCAAAAAGCTTCATTATATGAGTTATCTTCTCAATTAAATCAACCCCACTATGCTTTAAGTAAAGAAATTAAAAAGGCTACAAATTATACCTTTAAAGAGTTACTTCAAGAAAAACGTTTGAGCAAATCAAGAGAGTTACTAGAAAGTACAGATATGCCAATTGCGACAATAATAGATCAAGTTGGGTACGATAATGTTAGTTATTTCTATCGAATTTTTAAAAATAAATATAATCAGACACCAAAACAATTTAGAGAGCATTTAGCGAAGGAATAA
- the rhaB gene encoding rhamnulokinase, with the protein MKKCCLAVDIGASSGRLIASYLKNGQLKLNEIHRFENKIVRKDDQFCWELDRLFLEIKKGIKKCQGKGLKPESIGIDTWAVDFILLDDNEKPLTNSVAYRDSRTDGMMDEVFKIIMKERLYLETGIQFQKFNTIYQLYSIKQNNPEILDKAASFLMIPDYFNYLLTGKKANEYTNATSTQLVNAFTKKWDDEILDQLGIKKEIFQEIHNPKTVLGTLKEDLVEEFGFDMKVILPATHDTGSAVISVPELDETIYISSGTWSLIGVENYFPICITKALDYNFTNEGGIDYRYRFLKNIMGLWMIQEVKRNYQDQYSFAELVDLARQVQEFTSTVNVDDPRFLKPENMIEEIQRYCQETNQAIPTTPGEVAKCVYDSLVCSYQQAINQIEEIFERKFEKINVIGGGCQNEMLNQLIADTTKKVVYAGPIEATAIGNIVSQLMAVGEIEDINEARTIVKHSFEVKKFSPSIITA; encoded by the coding sequence ATGAAGAAATGTTGTTTAGCTGTTGATATTGGTGCATCTAGTGGTCGGTTGATTGCTAGCTACCTTAAAAATGGACAATTAAAACTAAATGAAATTCACCGTTTTGAAAATAAAATTGTCCGAAAAGATGACCAATTTTGCTGGGAACTTGATCGATTATTTTTAGAAATCAAAAAAGGGATTAAAAAATGTCAAGGTAAAGGTTTGAAGCCGGAAAGTATAGGAATTGATACATGGGCAGTTGACTTCATACTCCTAGATGATAATGAAAAACCTTTGACTAATTCCGTTGCTTATCGAGATTCACGAACAGATGGAATGATGGATGAAGTCTTTAAAATCATAATGAAAGAACGTCTATATTTAGAAACAGGTATTCAGTTTCAAAAATTCAATACGATTTATCAACTTTATTCCATTAAACAAAACAATCCAGAGATCTTAGATAAGGCAGCATCATTCCTTATGATTCCTGACTATTTTAATTATCTACTAACAGGAAAAAAGGCAAATGAATATACAAATGCTACGTCAACTCAACTAGTTAATGCATTTACGAAAAAATGGGATGACGAAATTCTAGATCAATTAGGCATTAAAAAGGAAATCTTTCAGGAGATTCACAATCCTAAAACAGTGTTAGGAACGCTGAAAGAGGATCTTGTAGAGGAATTTGGTTTTGATATGAAAGTTATTTTGCCCGCAACACATGATACAGGATCAGCTGTTATCTCGGTTCCAGAGCTAGACGAGACCATCTATATAAGTTCAGGAACATGGTCTTTAATCGGGGTCGAAAACTATTTTCCAATTTGTATTACAAAGGCTCTAGACTACAATTTTACGAATGAAGGCGGTATTGATTATCGCTATCGATTCCTAAAGAACATTATGGGACTTTGGATGATACAGGAAGTAAAAAGAAATTATCAAGATCAATATTCGTTTGCTGAGTTAGTTGATTTAGCTCGCCAAGTTCAAGAATTCACCTCTACTGTTAATGTAGATGATCCAAGGTTTTTAAAGCCAGAAAATATGATTGAGGAAATTCAACGCTACTGTCAAGAGACAAATCAAGCAATACCAACCACACCTGGTGAAGTAGCCAAGTGTGTATATGATAGTTTGGTATGCAGCTATCAACAAGCTATTAATCAAATTGAAGAAATATTTGAAAGAAAATTCGAAAAGATTAATGTTATTGGTGGCGGTTGTCAAAATGAAATGTTAAATCAACTAATTGCTGATACAACGAAAAAAGTAGTATATGCAGGTCCAATAGAGGCAACAGCCATTGGAAATATTGTGTCCCAATTAATGGCAG